In Desulfovibrio sp. 86, the following proteins share a genomic window:
- the mgtA gene encoding magnesium-translocating P-type ATPase, producing the protein MFFDFRKAARPASAHTSLKAAEAAQKNLTELFASLDSCSEGLQESQAVARLETEGRNDVARERVPNPLVQLAGAFNNPFIYVLLLISAVSFYSDYWLPLGAGEETDGTSAAIVLIMVLLSGFMRFWQEYRSNKAAEALQAMVHTTAAVTRRNEDGQSETREIPLADLVPGDLVRLSAGDMIPADVRLVESRDLFVSQAALTGESLPVEKYDTLAAVAEKSAETSGEAAPSGRALDAGNMCFMGSNVVIGTATALVVATGANTYFGSLAKSIVGTRSQTAFDRGVNSVSWLLIRFMLCMVPIVFFINGFTKGDWSDAFMFSLAIAVGLTPEMLPMIVSANLAKGAMAMSRSKVVVKRLNSIQNFGAMDILCTDKTGTLTQDKIILERHVNTLGNRDDDVLRLAWINSYHQSGIKNLMDKAIVHFGETHPENGLPRHVHKVDELPFDFVRRRLSVIVSDTSGEHLLVCKGAVEEMLSIASGVYVHGQVVPMDAQWRQKLIDLSEAYNRDGFRVLALGAKAIKGDDIRQQYTTEAEKDLIIRGFLTFLDPPKDSAESAIAALREHGVSVKVLTGDTPVITAKICREVGLEPGTVLIGDDLDAMNERELLAAARQHDVFARLTPLQKSRIIKTLQQAGHTVGFLGDGINDAPGLRDADVGISVDSAADIAKESADIILLEKSLMVLEEGVVKGRETFGNIMKYLNMTASSNFGNVFSVLVASAFIPFLPMLPIQLLLQNLMYDFSQLSLPWDRVDKEFLQKPRKWDAKNIGRFMVWIGPTSSIFDITTYALMWFVFGATSTEMQSLFQSGWFVEGLLSQTLVVHMLRTRKIPFVQSTAALPVLLLTGTIMALGIYMPFSGLGALVGLEPLPWNYFPWLAGTLLCYCVVAQAMKVVYIRKFGRWF; encoded by the coding sequence ATGTTTTTTGATTTCCGCAAGGCGGCGCGCCCCGCGTCTGCCCACACCTCCCTTAAGGCCGCAGAGGCCGCACAGAAAAACCTTACCGAGCTTTTCGCCAGCCTTGATTCGTGCAGCGAAGGCCTTCAGGAATCCCAGGCAGTGGCCCGGCTTGAGACTGAAGGCCGCAACGACGTCGCGCGCGAACGTGTGCCCAACCCCTTGGTGCAGCTCGCCGGGGCTTTTAATAATCCCTTCATTTACGTGCTGCTTCTTATCAGCGCCGTCAGCTTTTACAGCGACTACTGGCTGCCCCTTGGCGCTGGCGAAGAAACCGACGGCACCAGCGCCGCCATTGTGCTGATCATGGTGCTGCTGAGCGGGTTCATGCGCTTCTGGCAGGAATACCGCTCAAACAAAGCCGCCGAAGCTTTGCAGGCCATGGTGCACACAACGGCCGCCGTTACCCGCCGCAATGAGGACGGACAGTCCGAAACCAGAGAAATTCCTCTGGCGGATCTGGTTCCCGGCGATCTTGTGCGGCTTTCCGCCGGGGACATGATCCCCGCTGATGTCCGCCTCGTCGAGTCGCGCGACCTTTTCGTCAGCCAGGCTGCCCTTACCGGGGAATCCCTGCCTGTGGAAAAATACGACACCCTTGCCGCAGTGGCGGAAAAATCCGCCGAAACCTCCGGGGAGGCCGCGCCCTCGGGCCGCGCCCTTGATGCGGGCAATATGTGCTTTATGGGAAGCAATGTGGTCATCGGCACCGCCACTGCCCTTGTGGTGGCCACCGGGGCCAACACCTATTTCGGTTCGCTGGCCAAAAGCATTGTGGGCACCCGCTCCCAGACGGCCTTTGACAGGGGCGTCAACAGCGTAAGCTGGCTGCTCATCCGCTTCATGCTCTGCATGGTGCCCATTGTCTTTTTTATCAACGGCTTCACCAAGGGTGACTGGAGCGACGCCTTCATGTTCTCCCTGGCCATTGCCGTGGGTCTCACGCCAGAAATGCTGCCGATGATTGTCAGCGCCAACCTGGCCAAGGGCGCCATGGCCATGTCGCGCAGCAAGGTGGTGGTCAAACGCCTCAATTCCATCCAGAACTTCGGGGCTATGGACATCCTGTGCACAGACAAAACCGGCACCCTGACCCAGGACAAGATCATTCTCGAACGGCATGTGAACACGTTGGGAAACAGGGACGATGACGTACTGCGCCTTGCCTGGATCAACAGCTACCACCAGAGCGGCATAAAAAACCTTATGGACAAGGCCATTGTCCATTTTGGCGAGACTCATCCCGAAAACGGCCTGCCCCGGCATGTGCACAAGGTGGATGAACTTCCCTTCGACTTTGTGCGCCGCCGCCTCTCGGTCATCGTGTCCGACACTTCCGGCGAGCACCTTCTGGTATGCAAGGGCGCTGTGGAAGAAATGCTCTCCATCGCGTCGGGAGTCTACGTGCACGGGCAGGTCGTGCCTATGGACGCCCAGTGGCGGCAAAAGCTCATCGATCTGTCCGAGGCATACAACCGTGACGGCTTCCGGGTGCTGGCCCTGGGCGCAAAGGCCATCAAGGGCGACGACATCCGCCAGCAGTACACCACAGAAGCGGAAAAAGACCTGATCATCAGGGGGTTTCTCACCTTTCTTGATCCGCCCAAAGACAGTGCCGAATCCGCCATTGCCGCCCTGCGCGAACACGGCGTGAGCGTCAAGGTGCTCACGGGCGACACGCCGGTCATCACGGCCAAGATATGCCGTGAAGTCGGCCTGGAACCGGGAACCGTGCTCATTGGCGACGATCTGGACGCCATGAACGAACGGGAACTGCTTGCGGCCGCTCGCCAGCACGACGTGTTCGCAAGGCTCACCCCCCTGCAGAAGTCGCGCATCATCAAAACGCTGCAACAGGCCGGGCACACGGTGGGCTTTCTTGGCGACGGCATAAATGACGCCCCAGGCCTGCGGGACGCGGATGTGGGCATTTCTGTGGATTCCGCCGCGGACATCGCCAAGGAATCCGCGGATATCATCCTGCTGGAAAAAAGCCTGATGGTGCTGGAAGAAGGGGTTGTCAAAGGCAGGGAAACCTTTGGCAACATCATGAAATATCTTAACATGACTGCGAGCTCCAACTTCGGCAACGTCTTTTCGGTGCTGGTGGCCAGCGCGTTCATCCCCTTTTTGCCCATGCTGCCCATCCAGCTGCTGCTGCAGAATCTCATGTACGACTTCTCGCAGCTTTCACTGCCCTGGGACAGGGTGGACAAGGAGTTTCTGCAAAAACCCCGCAAATGGGACGCAAAGAACATCGGCCGCTTCATGGTCTGGATAGGCCCCACCTCATCCATCTTCGACATAACCACCTATGCGCTCATGTGGTTTGTCTTTGGCGCAACCAGCACGGAGATGCAGTCGCTCTTCCAGTCCGGCTGGTTTGTTGAGGGCCTTCTTTCCCAGACCCTCGTGGTGCACATGCTGCGCACAAGAAAAATTCCCTTTGTGCAAAGCACTGCCGCCCTTCCGGTCTTGCTGCTCACAGGAACCATCATGGCGCTCGGCATATACATGCCTTTTTCCGGGCTTGGCGCACTGGTGGGGCTTGAGCCCCTGCCGTGGAACTACTTCCCCTGGCTGGCGGGCACCCTGCTGTGCTACTGCGTCGTGGCGCAGGCCATGAAGGTGGTGTACATCCGCAAGTTCGGCCGCTGGTTCTAG
- a CDS encoding protoporphyrinogen oxidase, giving the protein MRIPGFSPLLLACVLVLGFGVLAAHAASETPAAATRDFARFSAKLPAGWDGEERTGFRSGNDDECMLVLGLKDPAGDNYRALVSVFVLPNEKKAASQSIAEDLRQFQAETTEPQQDGHFWSFSGEPRSQAFQSSALTRVHATADMVLIAIIQDPENLGALAVFDSLKGLTPQTRDLLGQ; this is encoded by the coding sequence ATGCGCATCCCCGGTTTTTCCCCCCTTCTTCTGGCCTGCGTGCTGGTTTTGGGTTTCGGCGTCCTTGCCGCGCACGCGGCTTCCGAGACGCCGGCGGCCGCAACCAGGGACTTTGCCCGCTTCAGCGCCAAACTGCCCGCGGGATGGGATGGCGAAGAGCGCACCGGCTTTCGTTCCGGTAACGATGACGAATGCATGCTGGTGCTCGGCCTCAAGGACCCGGCGGGCGACAACTACAGGGCGCTGGTGAGCGTTTTTGTTCTGCCCAACGAAAAAAAGGCCGCAAGCCAAAGCATAGCCGAAGACCTGCGCCAGTTTCAGGCCGAGACTACAGAACCGCAACAGGACGGCCACTTCTGGTCATTCAGCGGCGAGCCGCGCAGCCAGGCATTCCAGTCTTCTGCCCTGACCAGGGTTCACGCCACGGCTGACATGGTGCTTATCGCCATTATTCAGGACCCGGAAAACCTGGGGGCCCTGGCCGTCTTCGACAGCCTGAAAGGACTGACGCCGCAAACCCGCGACCTGCTCGGCCAGTAA
- the secA gene encoding preprotein translocase subunit SecA → MFGFLFKKIFGSKNERYLRRLRPLVQRINALEPQMQQLADEDFPVRILQYKNAVQQEGQSLDALLPEVFALVREASRRVLGMRHYDVQLIGGMVLHKGKIAEMKTGEGKTLVATLPVVLNALSGKGVHVVTVNDYLAKRDSAWMGQLYSFLGLTTGVIVHGLDDDERKQQYAADITYGTNNEFGFDYLRDNMKFYGHQLVQRGHNYAIVDEVDSILIDEARTPLIISGASDESVGFYRTVDEIVRRLQPEHYTIDEKARTAMLTDEGVAYCEEMLKVDNLFDPANITAQHHVMQSLKAHQIFKRDVDYIVQDDQVVIVDEFTGRLMAGRRYSDGLHQALEAKEGVTIAAENQTLASITFQNYFRLYEKLSGMTGTADTEAVEFHQIYNLEVISIPPNRPMVRKDYPDLIYRSRQEKFDAIVEAITELHKKGQPVLVGTISIETSEMLSHRLGKLGIPHNVLNAKQHEKEAEIVAQAGQAGKVTIATNMAGRGTDIVLGEGVVDLGGLHILGTERHESRRIDNQLRGRSGRQGDPGSSRFYLSLEDDLMRLFGSDRIKGLMEKLGLRDGEAIENAMVTRAVEGAQKRVEAHHFEIRKTLLDYDNVMNQQREVIYALRREIMVEEDLDPVMDEFMNDVLDDVYGSIENVPVDDQDGLRQAAFARLRDVFNLDRVLSENARLPEREECGPLVHKILDSLKAETGDSYRDIQRYFMLEELDRSWKEHLRNMDALRDGIGLRGYGQRDPKLEYKREGFELFQSMLFQIRESVFRALTRIRVAPAEPVVDAIEVAPEEAAPQGQPLAREFRHKERASSLSYSGGGDAEAANTPAKAAPRIGRNDPCPCGSGKKYKKCCGVDK, encoded by the coding sequence ATGTTCGGCTTTCTTTTCAAAAAAATATTCGGCAGCAAAAACGAACGTTATTTGCGCCGTCTGCGCCCCCTTGTGCAGCGTATCAATGCCTTGGAACCACAAATGCAGCAGCTGGCGGACGAGGACTTCCCCGTCCGTATCCTCCAGTACAAAAATGCCGTTCAGCAGGAAGGCCAGAGCCTGGACGCCCTGCTTCCCGAGGTATTCGCCCTGGTGCGCGAGGCTTCGCGCCGTGTGCTGGGCATGCGCCACTATGACGTGCAGCTTATAGGCGGCATGGTGCTGCACAAGGGCAAAATCGCCGAAATGAAGACAGGTGAAGGTAAAACCCTTGTGGCCACCCTGCCGGTGGTGCTCAACGCGCTGTCGGGCAAGGGCGTGCATGTGGTCACGGTCAACGACTACCTGGCCAAGCGTGACTCGGCCTGGATGGGCCAGTTGTACAGTTTTTTGGGTCTGACCACGGGCGTCATCGTTCACGGGCTTGATGATGACGAGCGCAAACAGCAGTATGCCGCCGACATCACCTACGGCACCAACAACGAGTTCGGTTTCGACTATTTGCGCGACAACATGAAGTTCTACGGCCACCAACTGGTGCAGCGCGGCCACAACTACGCCATTGTGGACGAAGTGGACTCTATCCTCATTGACGAAGCCAGAACGCCGCTCATCATTTCCGGCGCTTCCGACGAATCCGTGGGCTTTTACCGCACTGTGGACGAAATAGTCCGCAGGCTCCAGCCCGAGCATTACACCATTGACGAAAAAGCCCGCACCGCCATGCTCACTGACGAGGGCGTGGCCTACTGCGAAGAGATGCTCAAGGTTGACAACCTCTTTGACCCCGCCAATATCACGGCGCAGCATCACGTCATGCAGTCGCTCAAGGCGCACCAGATTTTCAAGCGCGACGTGGACTACATCGTGCAGGACGATCAGGTGGTCATTGTTGACGAATTTACGGGCCGCCTCATGGCTGGCCGCCGCTATTCCGACGGTCTGCACCAGGCCCTGGAAGCCAAGGAAGGCGTGACCATCGCCGCCGAAAACCAGACGCTGGCCTCCATCACCTTCCAGAACTACTTTCGTCTGTACGAAAAACTTTCGGGCATGACGGGCACGGCCGACACCGAAGCCGTGGAATTCCACCAGATCTACAATCTGGAGGTCATCTCCATTCCGCCCAACAGGCCCATGGTGCGCAAGGACTACCCCGACCTCATCTACCGCAGCCGTCAGGAAAAGTTCGACGCCATTGTGGAAGCCATCACCGAGCTGCACAAAAAAGGTCAGCCCGTGCTTGTGGGCACCATTTCCATTGAAACGTCCGAAATGCTTTCGCATCGCCTGGGCAAGCTGGGCATTCCCCACAACGTGCTCAACGCCAAGCAGCATGAAAAAGAAGCCGAAATCGTGGCCCAGGCCGGTCAGGCGGGCAAGGTCACCATTGCCACCAACATGGCCGGGCGCGGCACGGACATCGTGCTGGGCGAAGGCGTGGTGGATCTCGGCGGCCTGCACATCCTCGGCACCGAGCGGCACGAAAGCCGCCGCATCGACAACCAGTTGCGCGGCCGCTCCGGCCGTCAGGGCGACCCCGGTTCTTCCCGTTTCTACCTGTCGCTTGAGGACGACCTCATGCGCCTCTTCGGCTCTGACCGCATCAAGGGTCTTATGGAAAAACTGGGCCTGCGTGACGGCGAAGCCATTGAAAACGCCATGGTAACCCGTGCGGTTGAAGGCGCGCAAAAGCGCGTTGAGGCGCATCACTTTGAAATTCGTAAAACCCTGCTGGATTATGACAACGTCATGAACCAGCAGCGCGAAGTCATCTACGCGCTGCGCCGTGAAATCATGGTGGAAGAAGACCTTGATCCCGTCATGGACGAGTTCATGAACGACGTGCTGGACGACGTGTACGGCTCCATTGAAAACGTGCCCGTGGACGATCAGGACGGCCTCCGTCAGGCGGCCTTTGCCCGCCTGCGCGATGTGTTCAACCTTGACCGCGTGCTGTCCGAAAACGCCCGCCTGCCCGAAAGGGAAGAATGCGGCCCCCTGGTGCACAAGATTCTTGACAGTCTCAAGGCCGAAACCGGCGACAGCTACCGCGACATCCAGCGCTACTTCATGCTTGAAGAGCTTGACCGCAGCTGGAAGGAACACTTGCGCAACATGGACGCCCTGCGTGACGGCATCGGCCTGCGCGGCTACGGCCAGCGCGACCCCAAGCTGGAATACAAGCGTGAAGGCTTTGAACTGTTCCAGTCCATGCTCTTCCAGATACGCGAAAGCGTTTTCCGCGCCCTGACCAGAATCCGCGTGGCCCCCGCCGAACCAGTCGTTGACGCCATTGAGGTGGCTCCGGAAGAGGCCGCGCCCCAGGGCCAGCCGCTTGCCCGTGAGTTCCGCCATAAGGAGCGGGCCAGCAGCCTGTCCTACTCCGGCGGCGGCGATGCGGAGGCCGCCAACACCCCGGCCAAGGCCGCGCCCCGCATCGGCCGCAACGATCCCTGCCCCTGCGGCAGCGGCAAAAAATACAAGAAGTGCTGCGGCGTGGATAAATAA
- a CDS encoding DVU0772 family protein encodes MSQLKDFALYDIDWNLTPEHAVTMYLEWGNNDWHSEYPPVRSKDDVAHYFVVDSWQSPPMVRLVRRNSERADDLISLPLPKNLMEEFRKEHGDWRGISAPTPEVKSWLKHELEQD; translated from the coding sequence ATGTCGCAACTTAAGGACTTTGCGCTTTACGATATAGACTGGAACCTGACCCCGGAACATGCGGTAACCATGTACCTTGAATGGGGCAATAATGACTGGCATTCGGAGTATCCTCCGGTGCGTTCCAAGGACGATGTGGCCCACTATTTTGTTGTGGACAGCTGGCAGAGTCCCCCCATGGTGCGGCTGGTTCGGCGCAACTCCGAAAGGGCGGACGATCTCATAAGTCTGCCGCTGCCCAAGAATCTTATGGAAGAATTTCGCAAGGAGCATGGCGACTGGCGAGGCATCAGCGCGCCGACTCCTGAAGTAAAGTCCTGGCTCAAGCACGAGCTTGAGCAGGATTAG
- a CDS encoding molybdenum cofactor biosynthesis protein MoaE codes for MDINKTLQELKARPGFTEHVGMMLVHNGVVRGWSRNDHSPVTSVDITPDREKMAAIVAEMEQRPGIFAIVADAEEGLLKPGDDVLFLVVAGDIRENVKSVFAELLDRIKAEAVIKQEHLQD; via the coding sequence ATGGATATTAACAAAACTCTTCAGGAACTCAAAGCCCGCCCCGGCTTCACCGAGCACGTGGGCATGATGCTCGTTCATAACGGCGTGGTACGGGGCTGGTCCCGTAACGACCACTCCCCGGTCACCTCGGTAGACATCACGCCCGACCGGGAAAAGATGGCCGCCATTGTGGCCGAGATGGAGCAACGCCCCGGCATTTTCGCCATTGTGGCCGATGCCGAGGAGGGCCTGCTCAAACCCGGCGACGACGTGCTCTTTCTGGTTGTGGCCGGCGACATACGTGAAAACGTCAAGTCCGTCTTTGCAGAACTGCTGGACAGGATCAAGGCCGAAGCCGTCATAAAGCAGGAACATCTGCAAGACTGA
- the gcvPB gene encoding aminomethyl-transferring glycine dehydrogenase subunit GcvPB → MKTIFAKSVPGRSAFCLESDAPKAADMLPAGLLRKEQPRLPQCSELDVVRHFTGLSKLNYCVDGNFYPLGSCTMKYNPKFTEYVASLPGFTRLHPMLAQLGSGLGCTQGALECLYQAENLLCELTGMKAFTLQPMAGANGEFVGVKLIAAYHKAKGRNRKKMLIPDAAHGTNPASAALAGFETINIESRDGMVDPDAIVAAIQKHGEDVAGLMMTCPNTLGLMEVHLPRIVAELRKIDALLYYDGANMNAIMGKMRVGDVGFDVVHLNVHKTLSTPHGGGGPGAGPVGVGERLIPFLPAPRVRKGADGMFSLDYDVPQSIGYMGPFYGSFGILIRALAYMMRLGAEGLTRASEYAVLNANYLKKRLEKVLDIPYAARLCAHEFVASAPQGTRALDIAKALLDRGFHAPTIYFPLIVHECIMAEPTETESKETLDSFVQALEDIMLVAKSDPQALLDAPVTLPARRMDETAAARNMILTEDMA, encoded by the coding sequence GTGAAAACCATATTCGCAAAATCCGTGCCCGGTCGCAGCGCCTTTTGTTTAGAATCCGACGCCCCCAAGGCTGCGGACATGCTGCCCGCAGGCTTGCTGCGCAAGGAACAACCCCGTTTGCCCCAATGCTCCGAACTGGACGTGGTGCGCCATTTTACCGGGCTTTCCAAGCTCAACTATTGTGTGGACGGCAATTTCTATCCTCTTGGCTCCTGCACAATGAAGTACAACCCCAAGTTCACGGAGTATGTGGCCTCGCTGCCCGGCTTTACGCGGCTGCATCCCATGCTCGCCCAGCTGGGCAGCGGCCTCGGCTGCACCCAGGGCGCGCTTGAGTGCCTGTATCAGGCCGAGAACCTGCTCTGCGAACTTACCGGCATGAAGGCCTTTACCCTGCAGCCCATGGCGGGAGCCAACGGCGAATTTGTGGGCGTCAAGCTCATCGCCGCCTACCACAAGGCCAAGGGCCGTAACCGCAAAAAGATGCTCATCCCCGACGCCGCCCACGGCACCAACCCCGCTTCGGCGGCTCTGGCGGGCTTTGAAACCATCAATATCGAATCCCGCGACGGCATGGTGGACCCCGACGCCATCGTGGCCGCCATCCAGAAGCACGGCGAAGACGTGGCGGGCCTCATGATGACCTGCCCCAACACGCTGGGACTGATGGAAGTGCACCTGCCCCGCATCGTGGCGGAACTGCGCAAGATCGACGCCCTGCTGTACTACGACGGCGCCAACATGAATGCCATCATGGGCAAGATGCGCGTGGGCGACGTGGGCTTTGACGTGGTGCACCTCAACGTGCACAAGACCCTGTCCACCCCGCACGGCGGCGGCGGCCCCGGCGCCGGGCCCGTGGGCGTGGGCGAGCGCCTCATCCCCTTCCTGCCCGCCCCGCGCGTGCGCAAGGGAGCGGACGGCATGTTCAGCCTTGACTACGACGTGCCGCAGTCCATCGGCTATATGGGGCCCTTCTACGGCAGCTTCGGCATACTGATCCGGGCTCTTGCCTACATGATGCGCCTCGGAGCCGAAGGACTCACCAGAGCTTCGGAATACGCGGTGCTCAATGCCAACTATCTGAAAAAGCGTCTGGAAAAAGTCCTGGACATCCCCTATGCCGCACGGCTGTGCGCCCATGAGTTCGTGGCCTCCGCGCCTCAGGGAACCCGCGCCCTGGATATAGCCAAAGCCTTGCTGGACCGTGGCTTCCACGCGCCCACCATCTACTTCCCGCTGATCGTGCATGAGTGCATCATGGCCGAACCCACGGAAACGGAAAGCAAGGAAACCCTGGACTCCTTTGTGCAGGCCCTGGAAGACATCATGCTCGTGGCCAAGAGCGATCCGCAGGCCCTGCTGGACGCTCCCGTGACCCTGCCCGCCCGCCGCATGGACGAGACGGCGGCGGCCCGCAACATGATCCTTACGGAAGATATGGCGTAA
- the mdlC gene encoding benzoylformate decarboxylase yields MVMTIREATFKLLRQLGLTTIFGNPGSTEETFLKDFPKDFRYIHTLHEASAVGAADGYAQATRRPALVNLHTSAGVCNAMSNILSARMNQTPLIITAGNQTREMLLMEPWLTNVQPAELPKPWVKWSYEPVRAEDVPAAFMRAYAMALQPPAGPVFLSIPLDDWDKPALGEPVARCVATRIGPDPERVAKFAELLSKAKNPVLIYGAAIARGNGWKQAIALAEKLNAPVWAAPASERPPFPEDHPLYAGGLPFAIGPLAKKLEGHDVAIVIGAPVFRYYPYVEGPYLPNNLHLLHISDDPEETGRAPVGDSMLCDAVLALEALEARVKARSTAPKVKKQAQRMAPQPAAPEPCQCNMLTALELFKTLHEATPAETVLVVESPSNLGELHAAWPVKLPDTLYTFASGSLGWNLPASVGIALAERDSGRNRPVLAIIGDGSMQYSVQGLWTAAQLELPILFVIPKNSEYAILKSFAALEKTTGVPGLDLPGLDLVSLARGYGCEALRVENVDGVRKACAQAFKRLGPTLLEVPILPTIPPLL; encoded by the coding sequence ATGGTTATGACCATCCGAGAGGCAACCTTCAAGCTATTGCGCCAACTGGGCCTTACCACCATCTTTGGCAATCCCGGTTCCACGGAAGAAACTTTTCTTAAAGATTTTCCAAAAGACTTCCGCTATATACACACACTTCATGAAGCTTCCGCCGTCGGGGCTGCCGACGGCTACGCCCAGGCCACCCGCAGACCGGCGCTGGTGAATCTGCACACCTCGGCCGGAGTGTGCAATGCCATGAGCAACATTCTTTCGGCCAGGATGAACCAGACGCCCCTGATCATCACGGCAGGCAACCAGACCCGCGAGATGCTCCTTATGGAACCGTGGCTCACCAATGTGCAGCCAGCGGAACTGCCCAAGCCCTGGGTCAAGTGGAGTTACGAGCCTGTGCGGGCGGAGGATGTTCCCGCAGCCTTTATGCGGGCGTACGCTATGGCATTGCAGCCCCCGGCCGGGCCTGTATTTCTGTCCATCCCTCTTGACGACTGGGACAAGCCCGCCCTCGGCGAACCAGTGGCGCGGTGCGTGGCCACCCGCATCGGGCCAGATCCCGAGCGTGTGGCCAAATTTGCCGAACTGCTCTCCAAAGCCAAAAACCCCGTACTTATCTATGGCGCGGCCATTGCCAGGGGTAACGGCTGGAAGCAAGCCATTGCCCTTGCCGAAAAGCTCAACGCCCCCGTTTGGGCGGCTCCCGCCTCGGAGCGGCCTCCCTTCCCCGAAGATCATCCCCTTTATGCTGGGGGCCTGCCCTTTGCCATAGGGCCGCTGGCCAAAAAGCTTGAAGGACATGATGTGGCCATTGTCATCGGTGCGCCGGTTTTTCGCTACTACCCCTATGTGGAAGGCCCCTATCTTCCTAACAACCTGCACCTGCTGCACATTTCTGACGACCCGGAAGAAACCGGACGCGCTCCTGTGGGCGACAGCATGCTCTGCGATGCCGTGCTGGCGCTGGAAGCGCTGGAGGCCCGCGTCAAGGCGCGCTCCACTGCCCCCAAGGTCAAAAAACAGGCCCAGCGCATGGCCCCGCAACCAGCCGCACCCGAGCCTTGCCAATGCAATATGCTGACAGCACTGGAGCTTTTTAAAACCCTGCACGAAGCCACCCCTGCCGAGACCGTTCTGGTGGTAGAATCGCCGTCCAACCTTGGCGAGCTGCACGCGGCCTGGCCTGTGAAGCTGCCAGACACTCTCTATACCTTTGCCAGCGGGAGCCTTGGCTGGAACCTGCCCGCCAGCGTGGGCATTGCCCTGGCAGAACGCGACAGTGGCCGCAACCGTCCAGTTCTGGCCATTATTGGCGACGGCTCCATGCAATATTCTGTTCAAGGGCTCTGGACGGCGGCACAGCTTGAACTGCCCATTCTCTTTGTCATACCCAAAAACAGCGAGTACGCCATCCTGAAATCCTTTGCCGCCCTGGAAAAAACCACTGGCGTGCCCGGTCTTGACCTGCCCGGCCTTGACCTCGTTTCCCTTGCCAGGGGCTATGGCTGCGAAGCCCTGCGCGTCGAAAACGTGGACGGCGTGCGCAAGGCCTGCGCTCAGGCTTTCAAGCGCCTTGGCCCCACCCTGCTTGAAGTGCCCATTCTTCCCACCATTCCTCCCCTGCTGTAG